Proteins encoded within one genomic window of Tepidanaerobacter syntrophicus:
- the eutH gene encoding ethanolamine utilization protein EutH, whose protein sequence is MSINQIIVDIMVVFMVLGAIDRILGNKYGLGEQFEAGFNAMGSLALAMLGVVSLAPVLAKVLEPVVVPIYSALGADPAMFATTLLACDMGGFPLAMAMAKTKEAGLFAGIILGSMMGPTIVFSIPVALGIIQKEDHKALATGILAGMITIPIGCFFGGLVAGYELGMIVSNLVPIIIVAALIAIGLWRIPDKMINGFNVFGKIVVIVITIGLAAIIVETLTGIVVIPGMAPISDGIQIIGSIAIVLAGAFPMVTVITKVFKKPLMSMGKALGMNDIAAAGLVATLANNIPMFQMMHDMDYRGKVLNVAFAVSAAFTFGDHLGFTAGVAKEMIFPMIVGKLIAGVTAIMVASFFAPKSAS, encoded by the coding sequence TTGAGCATTAATCAAATTATCGTTGATATTATGGTTGTATTTATGGTTTTAGGCGCTATTGATAGGATTTTAGGCAATAAATACGGATTAGGCGAGCAGTTTGAAGCAGGATTTAATGCCATGGGTTCTTTAGCACTTGCAATGCTCGGAGTTGTATCCCTGGCACCGGTTTTGGCTAAAGTATTAGAACCTGTAGTGGTACCTATTTATTCAGCCCTAGGTGCAGACCCTGCTATGTTTGCAACAACCCTTCTTGCATGCGATATGGGCGGATTTCCTTTAGCTATGGCAATGGCTAAAACTAAAGAAGCAGGTCTTTTTGCCGGCATAATTTTAGGTTCTATGATGGGACCGACAATTGTGTTCTCCATTCCTGTGGCATTGGGAATAATCCAAAAAGAAGATCATAAAGCATTAGCTACCGGTATCTTAGCAGGTATGATAACCATACCTATCGGATGCTTCTTCGGTGGTTTAGTAGCCGGCTATGAGCTGGGGATGATAGTCAGCAATCTTGTTCCTATAATTATTGTGGCAGCACTAATTGCAATCGGACTTTGGAGAATACCTGATAAGATGATAAACGGATTTAATGTATTTGGAAAAATAGTTGTAATAGTTATAACGATTGGTCTTGCTGCAATTATAGTCGAAACCTTGACAGGAATTGTTGTAATTCCCGGAATGGCACCTATCAGTGATGGCATACAAATAATCGGAAGTATTGCAATTGTCTTGGCAGGGGCATTTCCAATGGTGACAGTTATTACAAAAGTATTTAAGAAACCGTTGATGTCTATGGGCAAGGCCCTAGGCATGAACGACATAGCAGCTGCCGGTTTGGTTGCCACGCTTGCAAACAATATTCCGATGTTTCAAATGATGCACGACATGGATTATCGCGGAAAAGTTCTTAATGTGGCATTTGCAGTCAGCGCTGCGTTTACCTTTGGCGATCACTTAGGATTTACAGCAGGCGTTGCAAAGGAAATGATATTCCCGATGATAGTCGGAAAACTTATCGCAGGCGTCACAGCTATAATGGTGGCAAGCTTTTTTGCCCCGAAAAGCGCAAGCTAG